CTCCAGCGGCTCGAGCTGCGGTGCGATCAAGACGACCCGAGCTCGATCGAGGCCGGCCCTCAGGGCGGGCTTCTGCGCGACCTGGGGAGCCACGTCGTTGACCAAGCGATCCTGCTTGCCGGCGAGCCCCGCCGCGTGACGGCGCACCTCGAGTGGCAGAACCTTGCGCAGGGGCGCACCGACGTCGGCTTCGTCATCGCCGTTGAGCACGCGTCCGGCGCGTACTCAACGATCTCGGCGTCAAAGGCGTACCGCCTCGAATCGCGTGACCTGAAGCTCCTCGGTGCCGCGGGTACCTATGTCTCCGACTACAGCGACGTGCAGGCGGAGGCCGTGGTCGCGGGCGAGCGTCCCGCGGGCAATCGTGCCGCCTGGGGGTACGAGAGCGACGACCGCTGGGGCACGCTCACCACAGCCGACGGCACTCGACGCGTTACGTCGGAGCAGGGCGATTACACCTGCTACTACGACGCCTTCGCCCACGCGGTCGTCAATGGCGAGGCGGGACCGGTTCCGGCTGCGCAGGGAGTCACGGTGCTGCGGGTGCTGGATGCTGCCAGGCAGAGTGCCGCCGAGCACCGCACCGTCACTCCTTGACGGCGCCCTCCAGCATCCCCTTGATGAAGTGCCGCTGCAGAAAGATGTACAGCAGCACGACCGGAAGCGCCACGAGGATCGCCCCCGCCGCCAGCAGCGCAGTGCCCTGCGTGTACTGACCCTGAAAGAACGCGAGTCCCAGCGGCGCCGTGCGAAACTGCCCGCTCGGCGACATGATGAGCGGAATGAGAAACTCGTTCCACGTCCACATGAACACCAACACCGTCATGGTCGTGAGCGCTGGACGCCCCATGGGCAAAAGCACAGACCAGAGGATGCGGCGCGACGACGCTCCGTCGAGTTTCGCCGCCTCGATCATCGACCGATTCACTCCGCGAAAGTACGTGCGCATCCAGTACGTTCCGAATGCGACGGACTGCGCGACCTGCGGCAGCGCGACGGCCCAGATCGTGTCGACGAGTCCGATGTCGCGCAGGTCGTAAAACAGCGGAACCACGATCACCTCGGCCGGCACCATGATGCCGAGCAGAAAGAGGTAGAACAACGGCGTGCTTCCGGGAAAGCGCATGGTGCCGAAGGCGTAGCCGCTCAACGATGAGAGCACGACCGTGAGCGTGACGACGATGACAGCGACAAGCACTGAGGTGGCCATATACTGGCCGAATCGCCCCTCGACCCAGGCGGCCTGAAAATTCTCGGGATGCCACATGCTGACGCGAGCGTCCGAGGCTGAGGCGGGGCCGAACGCGGTGACGAGGATCGTGGCAACGGGCGTGAGAACGACCAGCGCGACGATGATGAGGATCGCGTAGTTGGCGAAGCGTTCGAACGGGCTGATTCTCATGCTGAACTCCGTTCGCCGAGCCGGTTGACGATGAGGCTGATGATGAAGATGATGACCGTGATCGTCACGCCGACGGCAGCCGCAGAGCCGACCTGGCCGAGCTCGAAAGCCCGCCGGTAGACCTCGTAGCTCGGAACGGTCGTCGAGTACCCTGGGCCGCCGCGCGTGGTCATGTAGATGAGGTCGAAGGTCTTGAGCGACGCGATGAGCGTCAGCGTGAGCGCGACCGTGGTCTCGGCTCGCACCGACGGCACGGTGATCGAGAAGAATTCGCGAATCGGACCGGCACCGTCGAGCCGTGCCGATTCGTACTGCTCGACCGGGATCTTCGCCATTCCCGCCATCAGCAGAACGGTGACAAGCCCGGTGCACACCCACGTGCCGATGAGCCCCACCGCGGGCAGCGCGATGTCGTAGTCGCCGAGCCAGCTTCGCGTGACGGCATCAAGGCCGACCGCGCGCAGTGCACTGTTAAGCAGCCCATCGGGAGCGTAGATCTGGCGCCACGTGACGGCGACCACGACCATGGCGATCACCTGCGGCAGAAAGACCACAGTGCGAAAAAGGGGAAGCCCGCGCACCTTTGCCCGCGTGAGAAGCGCTGCGAGAACGAGGCCGATGCACACGGGCAGAATCGCGAAGAAGAACATGAGCACGAGAGCGTGCACGAACGCGGCTCGAAGCTGCTCGTCGGCCACGATGTCGAGATAGTTCTCAAAGCCGATGAAGGTTCCAAGGGTCAGCCCGTCCCACTCGAAGAACGACAGATGCACCGCTCGGCCGAGCGGAAAGAGCATGAAGGCGCCGTAGATCAGCAGTGCGGGCAAGATGTACAGATACGCGCTGTACTGGTAGCGCCGTGCGGGCCGTGATGCAGCGTTTGCACCACGGCCCGTGCGGTCAGTTCTGGGCGACGAAGTCTGCATAGTCCTTTTCGATGGCCTTCGTAAATTCTTCTGGCGACGTTCGCCCGTCAAGCAGTCCCTGCAGGCTCGAACCGAGCGTGTCGGCCATCGTCGGGGTCGCGTAGTCGAGGTACGGCAGCAGCACGCCGTCTGTCGTCACGGAGTGGAAGACACCGAAGACGTCGGCCTGGACGCCGGACTCGGGAGCGTAGTCTGCGGTGTTGACCACGGGCAGGTTTCCGGTGTCGGCGAGCACCTGCATGGCGTCTTCGTTCGTGATGAAGTCGATGTAGGCGGCAGCCAGATCAGGATACTGTGACGCACTCGTCACGGTAAAGGGCAATCCCGTTCCGCCCGTCGTGTGAATGCCTTCTCCGACCGACGACGTGGGAGCGAAGAAGCCGACGTCATCGCCCATCGCGTCTTCGAGGTCCGCCGCAAGCCATGACCCGCCGATGAGGAAGGTGCCCGACCCGTCGGTGAGCTTCTGCCATGCCGCGTCGTAGTCGGTGCCGTTGACACCCTCGTTGAAGTAGCCGTCTTTCGCCCAGGTGGCGAGCGTCGACGCCGCCTTCTCGTTCTCCGGCGTTGTCCACGAAGCGCCCTCGTTGCCGAAGCCGAGCGTGGCGATCTCATCGCTCGGCACGAGCGCACCCTGCACGAGACCGAAGTCGTGGATGGCGGGCCACTTCTCGATGTTGCCCAGAAGCAGCGGCGTCTGACCGGCATCCTTCACCGTCTTGAGCGCTGACGTGAAGTCGTCCCATGTCTCAGGCACCTCGACGCCGGCGTCCTTGAGCGCAGACTTGCTGTAGAAGACGCCGACGACCTCGCCGACCTGAGGCAGCCCGAAGATCGACCCCTCACCGAACGTGACCCCGTCGGAGCTGTAGCGCGAATACGTGAGCACGCTCTCGGAGTACCGGTCCTCCCAGCCGTAGGCCTCTGCCCACGGGTCGAGACTGACGATCTGACCGGCCTGGACGAAGGCGCCCATCGAGTTGCGGGCGTTGTTCGCCTGAACCACGTCCGGAGCGTCGTCACCGCTGAGCGCGAGACGCAGCGTCTTGTTGAGATCGTCGAACGACTGGGAAACCCGCTTGATCGTGATGTTCGGGTACTTCTCTTCGAACGCGGCGTTGAGCTTGGTCATCTGCTCGTCTTGCCCGCCGCGCACCTCCTGATCCCACACGGTCAGCGTGAGGTCCCCCATGGCCGAGACATCCGTCTTGACCGTGCGGTCGGTGCTCTCGTCAGAGGGGTTCGCATTGTTCGAACCCGGCGTGCACGCTGTGAGCATGAGAGCGGTCGCTGCGGCAATGCTGGCGACCATGATCGAACGTTTTCTCATCATGTGTCCTTATGTGTCGGTGTTTGGGGAGGAGAGAATGTTCCGTGCGCGTGATGTTCGGCCTCGTCGAGGAGCCCGAACGTCGCCTCTGCTCTGCGCACGGAGCGCGTCGCGTGACGAGGGATGGCGTCGTCGAGAAAACCATATTCCCGCGAGAGCTCTCGCGAGTACGCATCGGAGCGGGAGCGAAGCATCGCCCACCAGTCGGCGATGTCACCCCATCCGGGTGATGCGAGAGAGCCCCCGAAGTTCTCGACGGCGAGACCCGAGCACAGAATCGCAAAGCGCAGCCTCTGCTCCAGCGGCCAGCCCTCGAGCGTTCCGAGCACGATGCCCGCGGCGAAAACATCGCCTGCTCCCGTCGCGTCGAACGCCCGAACGGGAAGGCCTGGCGCGCTCGCGCGTTCTCCCGTCTCGGAGTCGACGGCGATGGCGCCATCGGCTCCCCGCGTGACGACGGCGAGAGGCACGCGGTCGGCAAGCTTCGTCAACGCTTGCTCTGGCGTCTCGGTTCGCGTGTACTTCATCGCCTCGACGTGATTGGGCAGAAAGGCGTGGCAGCGGTCGAGGGGAGCCAGCGTGGCGACGTCCCACTTCTCGGTCGGGTCCCATCCGGAATCGGCGAAGATCTTCGTCGCTGCCGTGTCGACGGAGTTCCACCAGGGCTCCTCGTCGTGTGACGTGTGCAGATCGATGATGCACGCGCTCGCCGACGGAGGATTTCCGATCATGGTGGCGAAGCTCTCGGGCATGTCATGACCGTGCGTGATCATGCTTCTATCGCCGTCGGTCGCAATCGAGACCGTGACCGCGGAATGCCAGTGCTCGAACATGCGCGAACGGCTGAGGTCGATGTGCTCCTGCTTGCTCAAAAGTGACCAAGACCATCGTCCGTATGCGTCGTCTCCGAACCCGGTGCTCAGCCCCGTGTTTAGTCCGAGGCGCGAGGCGGCCACGGCGAGATTCGCGATTCCGCCGGGAACCGAGCCCATGCCGTCTGCCATGACCTCCGTACCGGGAGCCATGCGGGACGTCAGTCCCGTGAAGATCACGTCGAAGAAGAGCGAGCCCGCGAGAAAGAGATCAAGGGGCTGCTCGGGCGTGCTGGTCTGAACCGAGTGGCTCGGGTTCATGTCTGACACGGGGCTCCTTTGGTCGCGCAATTGTCAGGACAATAGCACGCAACTCTGAGCACAACAAGACCAATGATGCTTGAAATTGCTCAATTGTGCTTGCTAGCATCAGCGCATGCTGACTTCAACACGGCACGCGGCGATCGTGCGCCGTCTTCACGAGACCGGGGAGGCCTCGGTGACCGATCTGGCGGAGATGCTGGGGGTCAGCACCTCGACGATCCGGCGCGATCTCAACAAGCTCAGCACCGAAGGGCGACTCAATCGAGTGCGCGGGGGCGGGAGCATCGAGGCCGATGAGGTTCCGTTCCAGCAAGTGGCGCAGACCTCGAGCGGCACCAAAGACCGCATCGCCCGTCGAGCAGCAGAGCTCGTCGTCGACGGCGACGTTGTTGTGCTCGACATCGGCACGACGACGGCTCTGGTCGCGCGCTATCTGCGCGGCAAGAAGATCACCCTCATGACGTCGAGCATCGCGGTTCTCGACGAGCTGCGCGACGACGACGGAATCGAGCTGGTGCTGGCCGGAGGAATCGTGAGGCGTTCGTATCACTCGCTCGTCGGACCGCTCGCCGAGCATGCGTTCCGACAGATTCAAGCGACGATCGGCTTCGTCGGCACGAGTGGCGTGAGAAGCGACGGCACGGTCATGGACTCGACGGGTATCGAAGTCGCCGTGAAGCACGCGATCCTCGACAGCTCGCTGCACAAAGTTCTCGTCGCCGACGAGACGAAGTTTCCCGGGATCGGCCTTCACGCGGTGTGCGGGCACGACCGGATCGACACGCTCGTCACGAGCGAAACCGCAGACGCGAGCACGCGTGCTCTCTTTGCCGATGCAGGAAGTGATGTGATCACGGTATGAAACTCACGATCATCGGCGGTGGCGGTTTTCGCGTGCCGCAGATCTTTGAGGCTGTCAGTTCCGCGGACGCGCCGACGCGCGTGGACGAGCTGTGCCTTCACGACGTCTCGACTGAGCGTCTCGCTGCGATCCGCGCTGTGCTCGAGAGCCAGGCGGATTCTGCCGCTCGGCCACCGAAGCTCACCTATACGACCAACCTCGACGACGCGGTTTCCGGCGCCGATTTCGTGTTCTCTGCCATGCGCGTCGGCGGCCTCGAAGGCCGTATCGCCGATGAGCGGGTCGCCCTCGACCTCGGCGTTCTCGGGCAGGAGACGATCGGCCCTGGCGGGCTCTCGTACGCGTTGCGGACCCTGCCTGCCGTGCGGCACCTCGCTCGCCGCATCGCCGAGCTCGCGCCCGAGGCATGGGTGATCAACTTCACAAATCCCGCAGGCATCGTCACCGAGACCATGCAGGCCGAGCTCGGTGACAGGGTCGTCGGCATCTGCGACACCCCGATCGGTCTGATGCGCCGCGCCGTTCGTGCGGTCGGTGGCGACGCAGCATCCGTCTCGTTCGACTATGTCGGCCTCAACCACCTCGGCTGGCTGCGAAGCATCACGGTCGGCGACGTCGAAAAACTACCCGACCTGCTGGCTGACGACGACGCGCTGTACGGCATTGAAGAGGCGCGGCTCATGGGCTTCGACTGGGTGCGGTCACTGGGTGCACTGCCCAACGAGTACCTCTTCTACTACTACTTTCAGGCGGAGGCCACAGCGCGCATTCGCGAGAGCGTGCAGACGCGGGGTGAGTTTCTGCTGGCCCAGCAGTCGGGTTTCTACCAGGATGCTGCCGCAGATCCCGACGCGTTCGCGAGCTGGGAGCGCACGAAGTTCGAGCGCGAAGCGAGCTACATGGCCGAGAGTCGCCCCGAGGAAGAACGCGACAACCGTGAGGCGAGCGACATTGAAGGCGGCGGGTATCAGGCTGTCGCGCTCGCGCTCATGGCGGCGTTGAGCGGAGGGGGCTCGTCGACGATGATTCTGAACGTCGCCAACCGTGGCGCGGTGCCGCAACTGAGCGACAACGCCGTCGTCGAGATTCCGTGCACCGTCGACGCCAGCGGCATCCACCCGCACCGTGTTGCCCCCGTGACCGGCGACATGATCGGACTCATGCAGCAGGTGAAGGCTGCAGAGCAGCTCACGATCGCGGCGTCAGCGCGGCGAGACCCGTCGCTTGCATGGCGCGCGATCGCGGCGCACCCGATTGTGGACTCGGTCGCGACGGCGAAGCGCCTTCTCGAGCGGTACCGAGAGGTGATTCCGGGAGTTGCGCGCGCGTTCGACTGACCGTACGGACGTG
This DNA window, taken from Paramicrobacterium agarici, encodes the following:
- a CDS encoding Gfo/Idh/MocA family protein, translated to MTVKIGLVGFGAGGRWFHAPFIAASDECELVGIVTRSPERQRLARDEYPAAYICDSLADLAALGVDAVVITTPPQTRKELVLEAIALGLPIVADKPFAPDAATGSLLAETAERAGVLLNVFHNRRFDADIVTARSVLESGALGALQRLELRCDQDDPSSIEAGPQGGLLRDLGSHVVDQAILLAGEPRRVTAHLEWQNLAQGRTDVGFVIAVEHASGAYSTISASKAYRLESRDLKLLGAAGTYVSDYSDVQAEAVVAGERPAGNRAAWGYESDDRWGTLTTADGTRRVTSEQGDYTCYYDAFAHAVVNGEAGPVPAAQGVTVLRVLDAARQSAAEHRTVTP
- a CDS encoding carbohydrate ABC transporter permease, with the translated sequence MQTSSPRTDRTGRGANAASRPARRYQYSAYLYILPALLIYGAFMLFPLGRAVHLSFFEWDGLTLGTFIGFENYLDIVADEQLRAAFVHALVLMFFFAILPVCIGLVLAALLTRAKVRGLPLFRTVVFLPQVIAMVVVAVTWRQIYAPDGLLNSALRAVGLDAVTRSWLGDYDIALPAVGLIGTWVCTGLVTVLLMAGMAKIPVEQYESARLDGAGPIREFFSITVPSVRAETTVALTLTLIASLKTFDLIYMTTRGGPGYSTTVPSYEVYRRAFELGQVGSAAAVGVTITVIIFIISLIVNRLGERSSA
- a CDS encoding PfkB family carbohydrate kinase; its protein translation is MNPSHSVQTSTPEQPLDLFLAGSLFFDVIFTGLTSRMAPGTEVMADGMGSVPGGIANLAVAASRLGLNTGLSTGFGDDAYGRWSWSLLSKQEHIDLSRSRMFEHWHSAVTVSIATDGDRSMITHGHDMPESFATMIGNPPSASACIIDLHTSHDEEPWWNSVDTAATKIFADSGWDPTEKWDVATLAPLDRCHAFLPNHVEAMKYTRTETPEQALTKLADRVPLAVVTRGADGAIAVDSETGERASAPGLPVRAFDATGAGDVFAAGIVLGTLEGWPLEQRLRFAILCSGLAVENFGGSLASPGWGDIADWWAMLRSRSDAYSRELSREYGFLDDAIPRHATRSVRRAEATFGLLDEAEHHAHGTFSPPQTPTHKDT
- a CDS encoding ABC transporter substrate-binding protein; the protein is MMRKRSIMVASIAAATALMLTACTPGSNNANPSDESTDRTVKTDVSAMGDLTLTVWDQEVRGGQDEQMTKLNAAFEEKYPNITIKRVSQSFDDLNKTLRLALSGDDAPDVVQANNARNSMGAFVQAGQIVSLDPWAEAYGWEDRYSESVLTYSRYSSDGVTFGEGSIFGLPQVGEVVGVFYSKSALKDAGVEVPETWDDFTSALKTVKDAGQTPLLLGNIEKWPAIHDFGLVQGALVPSDEIATLGFGNEGASWTTPENEKAASTLATWAKDGYFNEGVNGTDYDAAWQKLTDGSGTFLIGGSWLAADLEDAMGDDVGFFAPTSSVGEGIHTTGGTGLPFTVTSASQYPDLAAAYIDFITNEDAMQVLADTGNLPVVNTADYAPESGVQADVFGVFHSVTTDGVLLPYLDYATPTMADTLGSSLQGLLDGRTSPEEFTKAIEKDYADFVAQN
- a CDS encoding carbohydrate ABC transporter permease, with translation MRISPFERFANYAILIIVALVVLTPVATILVTAFGPASASDARVSMWHPENFQAAWVEGRFGQYMATSVLVAVIVVTLTVVLSSLSGYAFGTMRFPGSTPLFYLFLLGIMVPAEVIVVPLFYDLRDIGLVDTIWAVALPQVAQSVAFGTYWMRTYFRGVNRSMIEAAKLDGASSRRILWSVLLPMGRPALTTMTVLVFMWTWNEFLIPLIMSPSGQFRTAPLGLAFFQGQYTQGTALLAAGAILVALPVVLLYIFLQRHFIKGMLEGAVKE
- a CDS encoding 6-phospho-beta-glucosidase, whose amino-acid sequence is MKLTIIGGGGFRVPQIFEAVSSADAPTRVDELCLHDVSTERLAAIRAVLESQADSAARPPKLTYTTNLDDAVSGADFVFSAMRVGGLEGRIADERVALDLGVLGQETIGPGGLSYALRTLPAVRHLARRIAELAPEAWVINFTNPAGIVTETMQAELGDRVVGICDTPIGLMRRAVRAVGGDAASVSFDYVGLNHLGWLRSITVGDVEKLPDLLADDDALYGIEEARLMGFDWVRSLGALPNEYLFYYYFQAEATARIRESVQTRGEFLLAQQSGFYQDAAADPDAFASWERTKFEREASYMAESRPEEERDNREASDIEGGGYQAVALALMAALSGGGSSTMILNVANRGAVPQLSDNAVVEIPCTVDASGIHPHRVAPVTGDMIGLMQQVKAAEQLTIAASARRDPSLAWRAIAAHPIVDSVATAKRLLERYREVIPGVARAFD
- a CDS encoding DeoR/GlpR family DNA-binding transcription regulator; translated protein: MLTSTRHAAIVRRLHETGEASVTDLAEMLGVSTSTIRRDLNKLSTEGRLNRVRGGGSIEADEVPFQQVAQTSSGTKDRIARRAAELVVDGDVVVLDIGTTTALVARYLRGKKITLMTSSIAVLDELRDDDGIELVLAGGIVRRSYHSLVGPLAEHAFRQIQATIGFVGTSGVRSDGTVMDSTGIEVAVKHAILDSSLHKVLVADETKFPGIGLHAVCGHDRIDTLVTSETADASTRALFADAGSDVITV